In one window of Campylobacter sp. DNA:
- the imm40 gene encoding Imm40 family immunity protein, with amino-acid sequence MFINKDEDARLFIDEDYVNIVPQDLLERGIRLREELGFYDIAWRFDDVMEVLKIAKSKDMVILGGDVYRLSGNKPIITYDGWWNTKARDDDAFELAIRYITNYRARNGDDFAYWPAIGPYTILQEPNEQTEK; translated from the coding sequence ATGTTTATAAATAAAGATGAAGATGCGAGGTTATTTATAGATGAAGATTACGTAAATATCGTGCCGCAGGATCTGCTAGAGCGCGGTATACGCCTAAGAGAGGAGCTCGGATTTTATGATATTGCTTGGAGATTCGACGATGTAATGGAAGTGCTTAAAATCGCAAAAAGCAAAGATATGGTTATCCTCGGAGGAGACGTATATCGCCTAAGCGGTAATAAGCCCATAATCACATACGACGGCTGGTGGAATACCAAAGCAAGAGATGACGATGCATTCGAACTAGCGATCCGATATATCACTAATTATCGCGCCAGAAACGGAGATGATTTCGCATACTGGCCGGCTATCGGTCCATATACCATCCTACAGGAGCCAAATGAACAAACAGAAAAATGA
- the imm40 gene encoding Imm40 family immunity protein, whose translation MSVEEDIDILFIDEDYVNIVPQDLLERGIRLREKLGFYYIAWKFDDAIEVLKITRDKGMIILGVDVYRLSGNKPIITYDSWDTEEEDDNAFEVATQYITNYRARNGDDFIYCPYIGPGQVSK comes from the coding sequence ATGTCAGTTGAAGAAGATATTGATATTCTGTTTATAGATGAAGACTATGTAAATATCGTACCGCAGGATCTGCTAGAGCGCGGTATACGCCTAAGAGAGAAGCTCGGATTTTATTATATTGCTTGGAAATTTGATGATGCGATAGAAGTACTAAAAATCACAAGAGATAAAGGTATGATTATCCTAGGAGTAGACGTATATCGCCTAAGCGGCAATAAGCCCATAATCACATACGATAGCTGGGATACCGAAGAGGAAGACGACAATGCATTCGAAGTAGCAACCCAATATATCACTAATTATCGCGCCAGAAACGGAGACGATTTTATATATTGTCCATACATTGGCCCCGGGCAGGTGTCCAAATGA
- the imm40 gene encoding Imm40 family immunity protein — protein sequence MSVEEDGAAFIDEDYVNIVPQDLLERGIRLREEYGIYGIAWRFDDVMEVLKITRGKGMIILGGEVYRLSGNKPIITYDNWYTEEEDDDAFEVAIEYITKYRARNGDDFAYCPVICPGRVSK from the coding sequence ATGTCAGTTGAAGAAGATGGCGCAGCGTTTATAGATGAAGATTACGTAAATATCGTACCGCAGGATCTGCTAGAGCGCGGTATACGCTTAAGGGAGGAGTACGGAATTTATGGAATCGCTTGGAGATTTGACGATGTAATGGAGGTGCTAAAAATCACAAGAGGCAAAGGTATGATTATCCTAGGAGGAGAAGTATATCGTCTAAGCGGCAATAAGCCCATAATCACATATGACAACTGGTATACCGAAGAGGAAGATGACGATGCATTTGAAGTAGCGATCGAATATATCACTAAGTATCGCGCTAGAAACGGAGATGATTTTGCATATTGCCCGGTCATTTGCCCCGGGCGGGTGTCCAAATGA